Proteins encoded in a region of the Atopobium sp. oral taxon 416 genome:
- a CDS encoding sugar transferase: MGQDAAGVLQRQDAGSRRAEGKHPGSALRYASEEDGQYSCLDYEAAAAAKKLEGRYGYRIAKRAFDIAFSLLVIALFGWVYIITAIAIKCDSEGPVLFNQERIGKDGKPFKMYKFRSMYTDAEERLESLKDLNEKDGPVFKIKNDPRITRVGHFIRKTSIDELPQFFNVLKGDMSIVGPRPALAREVCQYTPYQHQRLLIKPGITCYWQTRRNRDDISFDEWVGLDLLYIKKCSAWSDIKLIVETVGAVLMAQGN; the protein is encoded by the coding sequence ATGGGACAGGATGCTGCAGGCGTTCTGCAGAGGCAGGATGCCGGGTCCCGCAGGGCAGAGGGGAAGCATCCCGGATCTGCCTTGAGATATGCAAGCGAAGAAGATGGACAGTACAGCTGCCTGGATTACGAGGCAGCAGCTGCTGCAAAGAAGCTCGAGGGCCGCTATGGCTACCGCATCGCGAAGCGTGCCTTCGATATCGCATTCAGCCTCCTCGTGATTGCCCTCTTCGGTTGGGTCTACATCATTACGGCCATAGCGATCAAGTGTGATAGCGAAGGCCCTGTCCTCTTCAATCAGGAACGCATCGGGAAGGATGGTAAGCCCTTCAAGATGTACAAGTTCCGCTCGATGTATACCGATGCAGAGGAGAGGCTCGAGAGTCTCAAGGACCTGAATGAGAAGGATGGACCGGTCTTCAAGATCAAGAACGATCCGCGCATCACCCGTGTTGGCCACTTCATCAGGAAGACGAGCATCGACGAGCTGCCGCAGTTCTTCAATGTCCTCAAAGGTGACATGTCCATCGTGGGCCCGCGCCCGGCGCTTGCCCGCGAGGTCTGCCAGTACACGCCCTACCAGCACCAGCGTCTCCTCATCAAGCCGGGCATCACTTGCTACTGGCAGACGCGCAGGAACAGAGACGACATCAGCTTCGACGAGTGGGTCGGGCTCGATCTGCTCTATATCAAGAAGTGCAGCGCCTGGTCAGACATCAAGCTCATCGTTGA